From the Streptomyces sp. Tu 2975 genome, one window contains:
- a CDS encoding threonine/serine exporter family protein, protein MVAEPEGPEDRKPQSDEAHSAFVPPAGVEQPEAPEEDHPSSEFAVPEGLAPEPPSEPEGSAFAPPRTYSARTSPPAFTPAHGIPMVRLTKDAPWQDRMRAMLRMPVGERPVPETPHRHDEAGPAVPRVLDLTLRIGELLLAGGEGAEDVEAAMFAISRSYGLDRCEPTVTFTLLSITYQPSLVDDPVTANRTVRRRGTDYTRLAAVYRLVHDISVEESDVTLEEAYRRLAEIRRNRHPYPGWALTLAGGLLAGSASVLVGGDPVVFLAAAVSAMLGDRLAWLCAGRGLPEFYQFVAAAMPPAAMGVALSLSPLELRASAVITGGLFALIPGRALVAGVQDGLTGFYITAAARLLEVGYLVVGIVVGVLGVLYLGVALDAGLSPETAIHSVPRPFTQTLAAMGLSLCFAVMLQQERRTVALVTFSGGVAWVVYGAVADVAGGSPVAATALAAGLVGLLGQMLSRFRFESALPYVTAAIGPLLPGSATYFGLLEVARGNLNTGLASLSKAAALALAIAIGVNLGGEISRLFLRAPGVTGALPGEETPGGRRAAKRTRGF, encoded by the coding sequence GTGGTGGCGGAGCCCGAGGGTCCGGAAGACCGGAAGCCTCAGTCCGACGAGGCACACAGCGCCTTCGTCCCGCCGGCGGGGGTGGAACAGCCCGAAGCACCGGAAGAGGACCACCCAAGTTCCGAGTTCGCCGTCCCCGAAGGTCTGGCCCCAGAGCCGCCCTCGGAGCCGGAGGGCTCCGCGTTCGCTCCGCCGCGCACCTACAGCGCCAGGACCTCGCCGCCCGCCTTCACCCCGGCACACGGCATCCCGATGGTGCGGCTCACCAAGGACGCGCCGTGGCAGGACCGTATGCGGGCGATGCTGCGGATGCCGGTGGGAGAGCGGCCGGTGCCGGAGACACCGCACCGGCACGACGAGGCGGGTCCGGCCGTCCCCCGCGTGCTCGACCTGACCCTGCGTATCGGCGAGTTGCTGCTCGCCGGCGGCGAGGGCGCCGAGGACGTCGAGGCGGCCATGTTCGCCATCTCCCGCTCGTACGGGCTGGACCGCTGCGAGCCGACGGTCACTTTCACCCTGCTGTCGATCACCTATCAGCCGTCCCTGGTCGACGACCCGGTGACCGCGAACCGGACCGTCCGGCGGCGCGGCACCGACTACACCCGGCTCGCCGCCGTCTACCGGCTGGTCCACGACATCAGCGTCGAGGAGTCGGACGTCACGCTGGAGGAGGCGTACCGGCGTCTCGCCGAGATCCGCCGTAACCGGCACCCGTACCCCGGCTGGGCGCTGACGCTGGCCGGCGGGCTGCTGGCGGGCTCCGCCTCCGTGCTCGTCGGCGGTGATCCGGTGGTGTTCCTCGCCGCCGCGGTCAGCGCGATGCTCGGCGACCGGCTGGCCTGGCTCTGCGCCGGGCGCGGGCTGCCGGAGTTCTACCAGTTCGTCGCCGCCGCGATGCCGCCCGCTGCGATGGGCGTGGCGCTGAGCCTGTCACCGCTGGAGCTGCGGGCGTCGGCGGTCATCACCGGTGGACTGTTCGCGCTGATCCCGGGCCGTGCACTCGTGGCCGGCGTGCAGGACGGTCTGACCGGCTTCTACATCACGGCGGCCGCGCGTCTGCTCGAGGTCGGCTACCTGGTGGTCGGCATCGTCGTCGGTGTCCTCGGGGTGCTCTATCTCGGAGTCGCGCTGGACGCCGGACTCAGTCCCGAGACCGCTATCCACAGCGTGCCGCGGCCGTTCACCCAGACCCTCGCGGCGATGGGCCTGTCGCTGTGCTTCGCGGTGATGCTCCAGCAGGAGCGCCGGACCGTGGCCCTGGTGACCTTCAGCGGCGGCGTCGCCTGGGTGGTGTACGGCGCGGTCGCCGACGTCGCCGGGGGCTCGCCGGTGGCCGCTACCGCCCTCGCCGCAGGCCTGGTGGGCCTGCTCGGTCAGATGCTCTCGCGGTTCCGGTTCGAGTCGGCCCTGCCGTACGTGACGGCCGCGATCGGCCCGCTGCTGCCCGGTAGCGCCACGTACTTCGGGCTGCTGGAGGTCGCCCGGGGCAATCTGAACACCGGTCTCGCCTCGCTGAGCAAGGCGGCCGCCCTGGCGCTGGCCATCGCGATCGGGGTGAACCTCGGAGGCGAGATCTCCCGGCTGTTCCTGCGGGCGCCCGGTGTCACCGGCGCCCTGCCGGGCGAGGAGACCCCGGGCGGACGCCGCGCGGCCAAGCGGACGCGCGGCTTCTAG
- a CDS encoding VTT domain-containing protein: MNTLALGPSWLDPDYLITTFGLIGVLVIVFAESGLLIGFFLPGDSLLFTTGLLVTTGKIDMPLWLVCTLIVMAAVIGDQVGYLFGRKVGPALFKRPDSRLFKQENVEKAHDFFEKYGPKSLVLARFVPIVRTFTPIIAGVSRMNYRSFVTFNVIGGVLWGAGVTLLGAALGKVEFVHKNIEAILILIVLISVVPIAVEFLRARSKNKKSAAAAASAPDGEIPPSSRGGRHAKR, encoded by the coding sequence GTGAACACCCTTGCGCTCGGACCGAGCTGGCTCGACCCGGACTACCTGATCACCACGTTCGGGCTGATCGGTGTCCTGGTGATCGTCTTCGCCGAGTCCGGCCTGCTGATCGGGTTCTTCCTGCCCGGCGACTCGCTGCTGTTCACCACGGGCCTGCTGGTGACCACGGGCAAGATCGACATGCCGCTGTGGCTGGTCTGCACGCTGATCGTGATGGCCGCCGTCATCGGTGACCAGGTCGGTTATCTCTTCGGCCGTAAGGTCGGTCCGGCCCTCTTCAAGCGCCCCGACTCCCGCCTCTTCAAGCAGGAGAACGTGGAGAAGGCGCACGACTTCTTCGAGAAGTACGGCCCGAAGTCCCTGGTCCTGGCCCGCTTCGTGCCCATCGTGCGCACATTCACGCCGATCATCGCCGGTGTGAGCCGGATGAACTACCGCTCCTTCGTGACGTTCAACGTCATCGGCGGCGTCCTGTGGGGCGCCGGCGTCACGCTGCTCGGCGCCGCGCTGGGCAAGGTCGAGTTCGTCCACAAGAACATCGAGGCGATCCTGATCCTGATCGTCCTGATCTCGGTCGTCCCGATCGCGGTCGAGTTCCTGCGGGCCCGCTCCAAGAACAAGAAGTCGGCGGCGGCCGCCGCCTCCGCGCCGGACGGCGAGATCCCCCCGTCGTCCCGCGGCGGCCGTCACGCCAAGCGCTGA
- a CDS encoding YbjQ family protein, with the protein MGIDDYGGGQGPQADVLVVTTNDLPGFRVEQVIGEVFGLTVRSRHLGSQIGSGLKSMIGGELKGLTKTLVETRNQAMERLVEQARSRGANAVLSFRFDVTEAADVGTEVCAYGTAVKVARA; encoded by the coding sequence ATGGGAATCGATGATTACGGCGGCGGGCAGGGCCCGCAGGCCGATGTGCTGGTCGTCACGACGAACGACCTCCCCGGCTTCCGCGTGGAGCAGGTGATCGGCGAGGTCTTCGGTCTGACGGTGCGCTCGCGCCATCTGGGCAGCCAGATCGGGTCCGGTCTGAAGTCGATGATCGGCGGCGAGCTCAAGGGCCTGACCAAGACCCTCGTGGAGACCCGCAACCAGGCCATGGAGCGTCTGGTCGAGCAGGCCCGGTCGCGAGGTGCGAACGCGGTGCTCTCGTTCCGCTTCGACGTGACGGAGGCCGCGGACGTCGGCACGGAGGTCTGCGCGTACGGCACGGCGGTGAAGGTCGCCAGGGCGTGA
- a CDS encoding MerR family transcriptional regulator produces MSYSVGQVARFAGVTVRTLHHYDEIGLLRPSGRSASGHRRYDDADLDRLQQILFYRELGFPLEEVAALLDDPHADPQAHLRRQHELLSARITRLKEMAAAVERAMEAKKMGINLTPEEKFEVFGDFDPDEYAEETERRWGGTDAYEESRRRTASYTKEDWLRIQREADEITRRFVALMDAGEEPESQAAMDVAEDHRRWISSSHYTCTYEIHTGLAEMYVADERFTRTIDKARPGLAAYEREAILANAIRHL; encoded by the coding sequence ATGAGCTACTCCGTGGGACAGGTCGCCCGTTTCGCCGGAGTCACGGTGCGCACCCTGCACCACTACGACGAGATCGGGCTGCTGCGCCCGAGCGGCCGCAGCGCGTCGGGCCACCGTCGGTACGACGACGCCGATTTGGACCGGCTGCAGCAGATCCTGTTCTACCGGGAGCTCGGCTTTCCCCTCGAAGAGGTGGCGGCACTCCTGGACGACCCCCACGCGGACCCGCAGGCCCACCTGCGGCGGCAGCACGAACTGCTCTCCGCCCGGATCACCAGGCTCAAGGAGATGGCCGCCGCCGTGGAACGAGCCATGGAGGCGAAGAAGATGGGCATCAACCTCACGCCCGAGGAGAAGTTCGAGGTCTTCGGGGACTTCGACCCCGACGAGTACGCCGAGGAGACCGAGCGGCGCTGGGGCGGCACCGACGCCTACGAGGAGTCCCGGCGGCGCACGGCCTCGTACACGAAGGAGGACTGGTTGCGGATCCAGCGCGAGGCCGACGAGATCACCCGCCGCTTCGTGGCGCTGATGGACGCGGGCGAGGAGCCGGAGTCGCAGGCCGCGATGGACGTGGCGGAGGACCACCGCCGGTGGATCTCGAGCAGCCACTACACCTGCACGTACGAGATCCACACGGGTCTGGCGGAGATGTACGTCGCCGACGAGCGGTTCACCCGCACCATCGACAAGGCCAGGCCGGGTCTGGCGGCTTACGAGCGGGAGGCGATCCTCGCGAACGCGATCCGGCACCTCTGA
- a CDS encoding glutamate decarboxylase has product MALHQGTTGTEDHTPERRRLAVNPFFGPADPVGGMTAAPPTHRLPDGPMPPLTAYQLVHDELMLDGNSRLNLATFVTTWMEPQAAQLMAECRDKNMIDKDEYPRTAELERRCVAMLADLWHAPDPASAVGCSTTGSSEACMLAGMALKRRWAKRNGDRYPAKARPNLVMGVNVQVCWEKFCNFWEVEARLVPMEGNRFHLDPQAAAELCDENTIGVVAVLGSTFDGSYEPVGELCAALDDLQERTGLDIPVHVDGASGAMVAPFLDEDLVWDFRQPRVCSINTSGHKYGLVYPGVGWALWRSPDELPEELVFRVNYLGGDMPTFALNFSRPGAQVVAQYYTFLRLGREGYRAVQQTARDVATGLAARIGALDDFRLLTQGDQLPVFAFTTAPDVTSFDVFDVSRRLREKGWLVPAYTFPANRRDLSVLRMVCRNGFSADLAELLLEDLRLLIPELRAQSHPLSRSTGEATAFHH; this is encoded by the coding sequence ATGGCACTCCACCAGGGCACCACCGGTACCGAGGACCACACACCGGAGCGGCGCAGGCTCGCGGTGAATCCCTTCTTCGGTCCGGCCGACCCGGTGGGCGGAATGACGGCCGCCCCGCCCACGCACCGCCTCCCGGACGGCCCGATGCCGCCTCTCACGGCGTATCAGCTGGTGCACGACGAGCTCATGCTCGACGGGAACTCCCGTCTCAACCTCGCCACCTTCGTCACCACCTGGATGGAGCCGCAGGCGGCGCAACTGATGGCCGAGTGCCGCGACAAGAACATGATCGACAAGGACGAGTACCCGCGCACGGCCGAGCTGGAGCGCCGGTGTGTGGCGATGCTCGCCGACCTGTGGCACGCGCCGGACCCGGCCTCGGCCGTCGGCTGTTCCACGACCGGGTCGAGCGAGGCCTGCATGCTCGCCGGGATGGCCCTCAAACGGCGGTGGGCGAAGCGGAACGGCGACCGCTATCCGGCGAAGGCCCGGCCCAACCTGGTGATGGGCGTCAATGTGCAGGTCTGCTGGGAGAAGTTCTGCAACTTCTGGGAGGTCGAGGCACGGCTCGTGCCGATGGAGGGCAACCGCTTCCACCTCGACCCGCAGGCCGCCGCCGAGCTGTGCGACGAGAACACCATCGGGGTGGTGGCGGTACTCGGTTCGACCTTCGACGGCTCCTACGAGCCGGTCGGCGAGCTCTGCGCCGCGCTGGACGACCTCCAGGAGCGCACCGGGCTGGACATCCCGGTCCATGTCGACGGAGCGTCGGGCGCGATGGTCGCCCCGTTCCTCGACGAGGACCTCGTCTGGGACTTCCGGCAGCCGCGGGTGTGCTCGATCAACACCTCGGGGCACAAGTACGGACTGGTCTACCCCGGCGTGGGGTGGGCGCTGTGGCGCTCGCCCGACGAACTCCCCGAGGAACTGGTCTTCCGGGTGAACTACCTGGGCGGCGACATGCCGACCTTCGCCCTCAACTTCTCCCGCCCCGGCGCGCAGGTCGTGGCGCAGTACTACACGTTCCTGCGGCTCGGGCGCGAGGGTTACCGGGCCGTCCAGCAGACGGCCCGCGACGTTGCGACGGGGCTCGCCGCCCGGATCGGGGCGCTGGACGACTTCCGGCTGCTCACACAGGGCGACCAGCTGCCCGTCTTCGCGTTCACGACCGCCCCGGACGTGACGTCCTTCGACGTCTTCGACGTGTCGCGGCGGCTGCGGGAGAAGGGGTGGCTGGTGCCCGCCTACACCTTCCCGGCGAACCGCCGGGACCTCTCGGTGCTGCGAATGGTCTGCCGCAACGGTTTCTCGGCGGACCTCGCGGAACTGCTCCTGGAGGATCTGCGGCTGCTGATTCCCGAACTGCGCGCACAGTCCCACCCTTTGAGCAGGAGCACCGGAGAGGCGACGGCCTTCCACCACTGA
- a CDS encoding ABC transporter permease, giving the protein MSSYVLTDSWTMTRRELAHWARQPVQVVVGLVFPVMLLLMFGYLIGGGRGVEGAYVDFLIPGMLALTMAFGLEATMLAVTQDLNKGVIDRFRSMPMASSAVLVGRSFADMLQSALGLLVMLGVGHAIGWRWNGGFGALLGAVGLLLLLRFAMLWAGIHLAMVAGKPELVQAVQILVWPVGFLSNAFATPESMPGWLGAAVEWNPISATATTVRDLAGIPDVATGSWAAEHAYLLAVAWPLVLVAVFFPLAVSRFRRLGR; this is encoded by the coding sequence ATGAGCAGTTACGTACTGACCGACTCCTGGACCATGACCCGGCGCGAACTCGCGCACTGGGCACGGCAGCCCGTGCAGGTCGTGGTCGGGCTCGTCTTCCCCGTGATGCTGCTGCTGATGTTCGGCTATCTGATCGGCGGCGGCCGCGGCGTGGAAGGGGCCTACGTCGACTTCCTCATTCCGGGCATGCTCGCGCTGACCATGGCCTTCGGCCTCGAGGCGACGATGCTCGCGGTCACCCAGGACCTCAACAAGGGCGTCATCGACCGCTTCAGGTCCATGCCCATGGCGTCGTCGGCGGTGCTGGTCGGGCGCAGCTTCGCGGACATGCTCCAGTCGGCGCTCGGCCTGCTGGTCATGCTCGGCGTCGGCCATGCCATCGGCTGGCGCTGGAACGGCGGCTTCGGCGCGCTGCTCGGGGCCGTGGGACTGCTCCTGCTGCTGCGCTTCGCGATGCTGTGGGCCGGCATCCACCTCGCGATGGTCGCGGGGAAGCCGGAGCTGGTGCAGGCCGTGCAGATCCTCGTCTGGCCGGTCGGCTTCCTGTCCAACGCCTTCGCGACGCCCGAATCGATGCCGGGCTGGCTGGGTGCGGCCGTCGAATGGAACCCGATCTCGGCGACCGCGACGACGGTCCGCGACCTGGCCGGCATTCCGGACGTGGCCACGGGCTCCTGGGCGGCGGAGCACGCGTACCTGCTGGCGGTGGCCTGGCCGCTGGTGCTGGTCGCGGTCTTCTTCCCGCTGGCGGTCTCCCGCTTCCGGCGTCTGGGCCGCTGA
- a CDS encoding ATP-binding cassette domain-containing protein, whose product MTDAIVVEGVRKRYGDKSALDGLDLTVARGTVHGVLGPNGAGKTTAVRVMATLLRHDEGVVRVAGHDVRTQAGEVRRRIGLLGQHAAVDEELGGRQNLEMFGRLYHLGARRAGTRADELLERFDLADTGRKAVKLYSGGMRRRLDLAASLITEPEVLFLDEPTTGLDPRGRAEVWASVRSLVGAGTTVLLTTQYLEEADQLADRISVVDAGRVIAEGTADELKAKTGGDRIDVVLRDADRLALVASLLPGEATVDPDRRLVSAPVSDRMAALTETVRALEAAGVEAEDLSVRRPTLDEVFLHLTKEHAA is encoded by the coding sequence ATGACGGACGCGATCGTCGTCGAGGGTGTACGGAAGCGGTACGGGGACAAGAGTGCTCTGGACGGCCTGGACCTGACGGTGGCGCGCGGCACCGTACACGGCGTGCTCGGCCCCAACGGCGCGGGCAAGACCACCGCCGTACGGGTCATGGCGACACTGCTGCGGCACGACGAGGGCGTGGTCCGCGTCGCCGGTCACGACGTACGCACCCAGGCCGGCGAGGTCCGCAGGCGGATCGGCCTGCTCGGGCAGCACGCGGCGGTCGACGAGGAGCTCGGCGGCCGGCAGAACCTCGAGATGTTCGGGCGGCTGTACCACCTCGGCGCACGCCGGGCGGGGACCAGGGCCGACGAACTGCTCGAGCGGTTCGACCTCGCGGACACCGGACGCAAGGCGGTCAAGCTCTACAGCGGCGGCATGCGCAGAAGGCTCGATCTCGCGGCCTCGTTGATCACCGAGCCCGAGGTGCTGTTCCTCGACGAACCGACGACGGGGCTCGACCCGCGCGGCCGGGCCGAGGTGTGGGCCTCGGTGCGCTCCCTCGTCGGCGCCGGCACCACGGTGCTGCTGACCACGCAGTACCTGGAGGAGGCCGATCAGCTGGCCGACCGGATCTCGGTCGTCGACGCCGGACGGGTGATCGCGGAGGGGACGGCGGACGAGCTGAAGGCGAAGACCGGCGGCGACCGGATCGACGTGGTCCTGCGCGACGCGGACCGCCTCGCCCTCGTCGCCTCCCTGCTTCCCGGCGAGGCGACCGTGGACCCCGACCGGCGGCTGGTCAGCGCGCCGGTGAGCGACCGGATGGCCGCTCTGACCGAGACCGTGCGGGCACTGGAGGCGGCCGGGGTGGAGGCAGAGGACCTGTCCGTCCGACGCCCCACCCTCGACGAGGTCTTCCTCCACCTGACGAAGGAGCACGCGGCATGA